TAGTTATTTCATCTGAGGTATTTGAGTCCACAAATACTAAGATAATAGGttcataaataaaagataagTTGCACACAATATAGTAAATTCACTCAGACCTATTCAAATGCTGACACTAAAACCAAGAAGAGTGGGAATAAAACACAaggtattttaatagagaaacagaaatattcaTGAAGTTGGACTAGTCTAAACATCGTTGTCATCTTGGGATGCTCCAAAGAtggtgttctttctttttctcatattttcttctttcccattcCATTTGCCAACACACCAAAATGCAAACACTCACATGcacaataaacataattaaaatggaacaaatcaatatattttcaatgagatgtttattaaaagaaatttttatatcttctcaCATAAGTTGATCAAAAATCAACCATTTAATGATGGTACAATAGCAaaacaaagcttttaaaaaatctgtgaaacATGTCAAATGATTTCAGTAACTCTAGATGAGGCTTGCAGAATCTGACCTGTTTTTTCTTCCAGATACTTAAGGATGCTGTTGACATtttacaatagaaaaatgaattacTCATATGAAGAATTATAAAGGCAGATTTAGGAAGTCCATGTGGAAGAGACCACTAGGTTGAGTTGCCAGATATTTCTCAGTAGAAGCCACAGGACCAGTATCTTCCATAACAAGATGGGCGGCTGCAGCCATATCCATAGCCGCCATAGCCATGGCCATAGCCACAGCCCAGGCCTCCATAGCCACGGCCATAACCACAGCCACAGTCATAGCTACAACCCAGGCCTCCATAGCCATAACCCAGACCGCCATAGTAGCTGACGTAGTAGCACATGGTTTCAGGAGTGGAGGATTTGGTTGAGGAGCAAGGAACCAGTTTCTTTAGTTTGAATATCCCTATATGCCCAGGTCAGTCCTTTTATATACACCCTCAGTGGTGGGTGGGACCCATCACAGGACTTGTAGGTTgcatattttctattaatttatattaGTATACTTcctgaatatttgttttattaaacaaTGTGAGGCCTTTATAAACAAGATGACTTTGTTATTGTGTCAGCCTTCTCATGATCAAATCATATGCCtttaatgtgtttttcttattcttattttaaagccCTTACTCACACTTTGTTTAGCTTAAAATATTTGACAACTTTGTGTCAAATTTAATCATTGAGTGGGTTGTAaaaggttgatttttaaaattctatcattACTTGTGCATACATTATGTGGGAATcttctccaaagaaaaataacttccaTTAACAATAGAGTTTATTTAGCAGAGTCAGCTAAGTTTTTTCTTGTTCATTATTTACTTTCATAAGTAAATTTTATTCAGATGTAGAAGTATATAGAATTGTAATTTGAAGCTTTATAAACACATCCCTGGATTTTAATAACCATCAATATTCTGTCATCAGTTCCTTCTCTCCCTGTACATTTTTTATAGTTACTGTTATTtctgctgaatattttaaaacaaatcccagGCAAGACAACATTTTTCTTATAGGTACTTCAGTGTACATCTCTATCACAACAGAAGTCTAAAAAAATATACAGAGAGAGccacaataccattatcacaccAATGACATTACAAAATTATTTGGCATCCTCTAATAGTTAATTCGTGATCAGTTTTCCTTGATTGCTTCCCAAACATATTTtcatagtcattttttttttttacattaagacACACATTCGTTACAGTTAGGCATGTCTTTAACTCTTTTTAGAGATGTGGtggttcttttttattcctttttaatgcattttattgttttgaggaaaCTTTATTATTGTCCTGTAGAATTCTTGCATTTTAGATGTGGctgatttctttcttgttttccctTTTCATATCTTCCTCTATCCCTCCTACCATCGGCAGGTAGATGACAAAGGTTGATGTGATTCTGGGTATTTTTACTATTTGTTGACAAGAGTGATATTTTATAGTTGCTCTGTGTACATTTTATTACATCATATTAGGATGTACATGGTGTCTGGGTGGCCCATTGCTTCACATTTAGTAATGCTGGAATTGTGAATTGGGTTCATTTTACAATCTCCCTCATAAACTTTTTAGCTGCAgtttttttactttcagtaatAGTTACCTAGACCCATTAATTGCCAGAAGTTCAAAATGCTTATTTTACAATTCCATCATTACTTCTACATATAGAAGATAGAAACctgtaaagagaaaaaacattctCATCAATAAGTTTATTCAGGAGAGGaaaatagttgattttttttcatttatcaatttcCAGAATGAGTGTATAATTTAGCAGTTGTGAAAATAATATGCTTAAGCATTCTTACGCACtcatagactttttttcttttctttctttctttttttttttttttagacagagtctctctctcgcccaggctggagtgcatggtctGCAGTGATGcgatgtgggctcactgcaacctccaccccccacgTTCAAGTGtccttatgcctcagcctcccaagtgactgggattacagatgtgcaccaccacacccagctaatttttgcatttttagtgcagacggggtttcaccatgttggctaggctggtcttgaacttctgacctcaggtgatctgcctgccttggcctcccaaagtgctgggattacaggcgcgagctacCACTCCCAGCCTCATAGACGTTTTAATAACATCACCCTAAATATTTAAGTGCACAGTGCATTATTGTAAACTGTAGTCACTACGTCGTATCTAAGAAGTCATTACCAAGTCCGATATCAGCAATCTttacccctatgttttcttctaataattttacaGTTTGAGGCTttgtatttaagtctttaattcatgtCAGGTTGAGTTTTTTGTTGGATGTTTGATAAGGGTCCAATAtcattttttgcatgtgaatatccagtttccccagcatcATTCGTTGAAGAGACTACATTTTCCCTAGTGTGTATAATGATTAGCTTTGCCAAGATCAAATAACTGCATAtatgtgagtttatttctgggctgtctgtACTGCTCCATTGGTTGATAAGTCTGTCTTTATGACAATAGTATAGTGTTTTAATTAACTGACATGTATCCATCAATTgtagttatttctctttttgatgtCAAATTGTCCTATCATGGGCTAGTAGAAAGCTTTTTAATTCGGTCTAAGTATTTTTTGACAAGATTTTAGTAGTATCTTCTATAAATTATTTGATGCTTATATGAGAAGATTTTCCAGActtatcttttatctttcctGTACTTGATTAggaaaaggtctttttttttttttttttttctttaaagaaccaCTGATATTTGGAGAAGACTCCTTGGACACTATTACTTATATACTGTTTCAGTGAAGAGAGCCAAAAAcctctctgttttttaaaaacagataaaaaataatgagttcaaactaaaaatttcaattcaaataaaaattatagagcATTGATTTaagctttttggttttttaaatggacaaacgTTTTTTAAAGCTTCTATTTACATCAAGTTTGCTAACTTCCCTTTGATCAAAACAAGTCACATATATCACTGAGTCCGTAGTAGAGGAATAAATTGGCTGTCCCACCTAAGTTGGGAGGACTGAGAATGGGGCCGTCAATTTAATTGCGTATGTATGTGCAACGTCACTGCGgtatatttaacattataaattattaatataattaccaATATAATATGTAAGatgatttattaataatatatattgacGGCAAAAGTGGATACTTATGGAAGCTAGGTCTCTTTGAACATACTATCACAACTTCACTGTGTAAGTATAATATATCTTATTCAGaattatttcctttgtatttaGACAATAGATGATGGCATACGTGATTGTGTGCAAGGAAATAAACTTGAAATTCAGGGATCTCACTGAAGGGTTCTTTGTTCTTCCAACTCCAGACGTAATTGTTAATTAGAAATTGCAGCAACCATAGCCTAAAATGGCTACGGAAACAGGATCTCACCAGTAAGGAGGAAGGTGTGGGTCTACCTAGCAGCAAAGAAACAGTCCAACTCCAGTGCTGGCTGAGAGTGAGGAATATGTAAAATGGTGAGATAGTCCTTCACTGCTCATAGAATCACATGCTTGATAAATTACCCTTGCATTAACCCTCACTcttacaggaaaaagaaaaaaacccagataCTGTTTTGCCAGTACTCACTGTTGTCTGTCTGTTTGAATTCACTTCCAAAAGATCTGAAACCTCTCACTTCTTGCTCCTGCCATGATTAATTTGTGTACTTTCTGTACTCAGAATTGTTCCTTATGAGTCTTCAtcttttcattgtgtgtgtgtgtgtgtgtgtgtgtgtgtgtgtgtgtgagagacagagtcttgttctgtcacccaggctggagtgcagtggtgtgatcttggctcactgcatcctctgcctccctggttgaagcaattctccagcctcaacctcccattcATTGTGTCTTTTTAAGATCCAGAGAGCCTTGGCTCTCATAGTTCCTTCTGAATTCCCTTCATCTCGTCGCACTAGCCTACAGCCTGTTTTGGCTGGTATTCTCAGATCTGCTCCTTGGGTCCTCCATTTGAGGGGGTATATGTGTGGAAGGACTTTCTAACCCTACCTTGACTGGAATCTAGGACCCTCCTTTGGCCTCACAGTTGTTCTACCGGTTCTGAAGAAAGGTACTTCCCACATGGTCCTGATCCAAGGCAAAGTAGCCAAAAGTTCCAGGGGATGGGTCTTAGTCCTACTCGGCAGTCACCTGCCTGTGGGAGTCAGAAGTACCTTACGAAGACAGAAAACAGTGTCCCACTCATGAAAACTCTAGGCTGTATTAGAAAACTATAATGCGTGGTGTATTTCAGatgaataaatttaacatttGAGATGTTCCTTACTAGCACCATCCAAACGCAGGTGTTGGAAGGAGGGATATTCATGGAGAAAGTGATTAATACAATGGTGTatatggagatagagaatagagtGATAGTTGCCATAGGCTTGGAAGGAGAATGGGAGACAGCAGGGAGGATAAACAaggggttggttaatgggtacaaacatatagttagatagatagaataatgtatagtatttgatagcacaatagggcgATCATAGGAAACAGCAACTTATTGTATACTTCAAAGTAATGAGAAGAGTGAAATTGAAATATTACTAACACAAActataaatgtttaaggtgagaGATATCTCaattaccctgatgtgatcattacACCTGATATGCTTGAATCAAAATaacacatgtatcccataaatatgtacaactattatctatccgtaaaaattaaaaattttataaatcctAGTGGGATCATATTTAGGCAGCTTAGCACCCTTCCATACTCTCTCAG
Above is a genomic segment from Macaca thibetana thibetana isolate TM-01 chromosome 3, ASM2454274v1, whole genome shotgun sequence containing:
- the LOC126951719 gene encoding keratin-associated protein 20-2, which codes for MCYYVSYYGGLGYGYGGLGCSYDCGCGYGRGYGGLGCGYGHGYGGYGYGCSRPSCYGRYWSCGFY